A portion of the Sabethes cyaneus chromosome 3, idSabCyanKW18_F2, whole genome shotgun sequence genome contains these proteins:
- the LOC128742095 gene encoding ubiquitin-conjugating enzyme E2-17 kDa gives MSTPARRRLMRDFKRLQEDPPTGVSGAPTDNNIMIWNAVIFGPHDTPFEDGTFKLTIEFTEEYPNKPPTVRFVSKMFHPNVYADGGICLDILQNRWSPTYDVSAILTSIQSLLSDPNPNSPANSMAAQLYKENRREYEKRVKACVEQSFID, from the exons ATGTCAACTCCAGCTCGCAGACGTCTCATGAGAGATTTCAAAAG ACTCCAGGAAGACCCTCCAACTGGCGTTTCCGGAGCACCTACAGACAACAATATTATGATTTGGAATGCTGTGATTTTCGGTCCACACGATACACCTTTTGAAGACGGCACTTTTAAGCTTACGATAGAATTCACTGAGGAATACCCAAATAAGCCGCCAACAGTTCGTTTCGTATCTAAAATGTTTCACCCCAACGTGTATGCTGATGGGGGCATTTGCTTGGATATTCTACAGAATAGGTGGAGTCCTACTTACGATGTGTCAGCTATTTTGACCTCAATACAG TCGCTGCTCAGTGATCCTAACCCAAATTCACCTGCAAACTCGATGGCAGCACAACTTTATAAGGAGAATCGTCGAGAATATGAAAAGCGAGTGAAAGCGTGTGTTGAACAGAGTTTCATCGACTAG